The following is a genomic window from Longimicrobium sp..
ATGGCGGGCGTCCGCGGCCCCGAGCCGCGCGTCGCCTTCGGCAGCGTGGCCGCCACCGTCGTCCGCGCCCCCGACACCGAGCGCGTCCTTGCGGCTGGCGGCTCCATCGACGACGCGCACCGCGCGCTCACGTCCGAGATCCGCCCTATCGATGACGTTCGCTCCACCGCCGAGTACCGCCTGCGCGTCGCCGGCAACCTCCTCCGCCAGTGGTGGGCGGAGACCGCGTAAGGAGCGGCTGTAGGTCTGTTGCGCGCCGCCGCACGTCGCACAGCGGGTCCCCAGAGTGCGCCTGCCGCCTGGAATCCGCCACCCCGCGAACCGGTTAAGTGGCGCCCCTGGATGAAGTTGTAACGTGTGCTTAGGTTGCTTCTCAAGGACGAGGCAAACACGCTCCTTAGCAAGGTGCAGCCGATGCAGAGACGAGAGCAGACACGAGCCATCGACACGGTGGATGAACTCCGCCTGGAAAGCGGCGGACGCACCCAGATCTTTTCGGAGGAGGAGGCTGCGCTTCGCCGCGCCCGATTCGACGATGAGTGTGCCAAGCTCGATCCCACCGAGGAGCGGGCGCTCGCCGAGGAGGGGCTCGCGGCGGATCTGGCCGACTGGCCGGAGTACTGACCGGTGATCATCCGCCGAGGTGAGATCCGCTGGGCAGAGTTCGATCCGGTCCGTGGTCAGGAGCAGGCCGGCCGACGTCCTGTGCTCGTTCTCAGCCGCGATTCGTTCAACGTGCGCTCCGGAACAGTGATCGCGGTGGCGCTGACGAGCCAGCCTCCACGCGCGGGTTTCCCGCTCAGCCTGCCACTCAAAACGCCGACACTCCCGCGCCCGTCATGGGTCAAGATCAGCCAGGTGCGTGTGCTCGCGGCGGAGCGCATC
Proteins encoded in this region:
- a CDS encoding type II toxin-antitoxin system PemK/MazF family toxin, with the translated sequence MIIRRGEIRWAEFDPVRGQEQAGRRPVLVLSRDSFNVRSGTVIAVALTSQPPRAGFPLSLPLKTPTLPRPSWVKISQVRVLAAERISDRLGEASRREIQLVIAGLNEIIGV